The proteins below are encoded in one region of Girardinichthys multiradiatus isolate DD_20200921_A chromosome 19, DD_fGirMul_XY1, whole genome shotgun sequence:
- the ddo gene encoding D-aspartate oxidase, translated as MKSVRGVVVGAGVVGLSTAVCIAENLPLCSVTLLSEKFSPNTTSDGAAGIVLAAEFPDILLERQRRWFKDSFDNLLAIAQSQHSPDAGVMLSSGWQIFKEVPTNRKPFWSDFVTGFRNMTDGELKRFPDHKFGQAFTTVKCECSTYLPWLEERFRKAGGRVEQKKVNSLQELSDSFDFIVNCSGLGSKQLVGDASVYPVRGQVLKVDAPWLTHFIRDGDGKTYIYPGIHSVTIGGTRQEGDWRLHVDKGDTDGILDRCSSLEPSLKKAKVLSEWVGLRPSRRNPRVEREWLQLQGRMVPVVHNYGHGGWGVTIAWGTALDALELVRQCLKEMPQQAKL; from the exons ATGAAAAGTGTCCGGGGTGTCGTGGTCGGGGCCGGTGTGGTTGGACTCTCCACTGCTGTCTGCATCGCCGAGAACCTCCCTCTCTGCTCGGTCACTCTTCTGTCGGAGAAGTTCAGCCCAAACACCACCAGTGATGGAGCTGCTGGGATCGTGTTGGCTGCTGAATTTCCAG ATATCCTTCTGGAAAGACAACGACGCTGGTTCAAGGACAGCTTTGATAACCTGCTAGCTATTGCACAATCTCAGCACTCACCCGATGCTGGCGTAATGCTGAGCTCTGG CTGGCAGATTTTCAAGGAAGTTCCGACCAACAGGAAACCATTCTGGTCTGACTTTGTGACTGGCTTTAGAAATATGACTGATGGCGAACTGAAACGTTTTCCAGATCACAAGTTCGGACAAGCATTCACTACTGTTAAGTGTGAATGCTCCACCTACCTTCCCTGGCTCGAGGAAAG GTTTAGAAAAGCTGGAGGCCGGGTGGAGCAGAAGAAAGTTAACAGTCTGCAGGAGTTAAGTGACAGCTTTGACTTTATTGTCAACTGCTCCGGTCTTGGGTCGAAACAGTTGGTGGGTGACGCAAGCGTGTACCCAGTCAGGGGCCAGGTCCTCAAGGTGGATGCGCCCTGGTTGACGCACTTCATCAGAGACGGAGACGGGAAAACCTACATCTACCCTGGCATACACAGCGTCACCATAGGTGGAACGAGACAGGAGGGAGACTGGCGGCTACATGTGGACAAAGGAGACACCGATGGCATCCTGGACCGCTGCAGCAGTCTGGAGCCATCCTTGAAGAAAGCAAAAGTTCTCAGCGAGTGGGTCGGTCTGAGGCCGAGCAGAAGGAACCCTAGGGTTGAGAGGGAGTGGCTGCAGCTGCAGGGCCGTATGGTGCCGGTTGTTCACAACTATGGCCATGGGGGCTGGGGGGTCACCATCGCCTGGGGTACAGCTTTGGATGCCCTGGAATTGGTCAGGCAGTGCCTTAAAGAAATGCCTCAACAGGCTAAACTGTGA